AATGTAAATCCTGAACCTGACACTTTATAGTTCTGTAAATGTggagtttattttttaacatataaatCTAGAACAAGAATGAAGAATGTATACAGGATTTCACATGGTTTAAGATTTAATGGACTTGCTAAGCATATCTGCACAAGAGAAGTACATAATAAAtgttatatattgatatataattaGACAACTAATAACGTGTACTTTTACATTCACTAAATTTGATGTCTAAGCAGGACCATGATAAAAGTGTcacaaactaatttttttaatcatCTCAATTTGGGTAGTAACATTCATAAAAACtgtatagaaaaaggaaaacatacacatgtaagacatgaattatttaaaaaataacctacAAGAAACATTAATGCAAATATCACATTGGTGTAGGCATATCTTTAGGTAAGATTCCAAAACTACACTATagtgaaaacaaaaatgataaatcagatctatataacaaaacaaaaataaaactaaccaaaaggaaggaataaaatagaataatacgAACATTCATCAGTAATATTAAGAAAGTCAAAATGGTATAAATTCTCCCCTGGGGAAAAAAACTATTCAATTTGAAAGTCACGGGGCAATGAGAATGAATGtcacttcaaaagaaaacaaatacagatgCCCAAATGACATGTAGAAAAATATTCACTATTGGGGATATTGAGATGGTTCAATAGAAAAGACCATCTGCTGCTTTTAAAGGGGACCCATGTTAAATTCCTATTACCCACAAAGTAATTCATAGCCTGGAATAACTCAGGTATCAGAGGATCAAATGCCGTCTTCTAACTTCATTGGGAATTGCACATACGTGGAGCGATAtagatatgcagacaaaatagtcATAtgcataaaagcaaaaaataaatattttaaatcctttGTTAATACCATAAGTCATGAGTGAAACACAAATCAATACTACAATGCAATAACAGTATCATCCACTATCAAATCAAAATTATCCAGTGTTAATCAAGAATAAAGTAAAAGTTTAGTTTTATGCACTTGTGATGAGAATGTTCATGTAGCAGTTGTATTGAATCATAGACatttctcaaaaagataaaatagagctGCCATATTTATCTACTATTTTACCTTGGGTTGTGTCTTAAGCAAACAAATTGAGCATACCGAATAGATACCtgattttacatatttatgacTCTACTATTTACAATACCTTACACATAGAAATAACTATCATACAATTAAATAATAGTCATACAGAAAGGAATTGTGTCATTTGCAACATGATAGAAAAAAGTGCAAGGCACTGTTTAAAGGAACtgtcagagagagaaaacatgtcCAACTTCTCATCATTGgtagaaaatgttaaagaaaaagtaagactgtagaaaagtaactaatagtgATTTGTGAGTGAGAAAATGGGAGAGTTGAAAGACTGAAATGTACAAAtgaaatatgtataaaaatagCTTTGTACCTCGACCTCCCTTTCACCAGTgaaacaaattcatgaaaaaaaatttgCAAAATACTACAAGAACACATTCTATGGATATATTTCTGTCATTTGAAGTGAATAGACACCtgaaaacatttagaaaagaGTCCAGGGAACACATTTAGAAATGCTACAAAGCAAACCTACTATAAGAGAATGGCTGTACAATAAATAGGAGAAAACCCATTTGCCTCCCTTTATCATATTTATGCTTGTGTTTCCTTAGGGGCACTACCATgaaagctttattatttttttagatgcTTATTCTTTTGCTATCCAACTCAAAGTTTTTtctcctgattttgatattcagagAATCAAGGAGCTTCATAAGTTGGACATATCCTTTAGTAGCTAAGCTACAAATTTTCATCATATGCCTAGCATCAAGTGATTTGAAACTTCCCATGCCAATGGATCAACTAAATGACTCCATAGTTTCTGAGTTTGTGCTTCTAGGACTCTCTGGTTCTTGGAAAACTAAAGTTTTTTTCATGCTGACGTTCTCTACACTCTACTTAGGAATCATTGTTGGAAATCTCTTCATTGTCATTTTGGTCTTTGCTGACTCTCATTTACATTCACCTATGTACTTCCTGTTGGCCAACCTGTCTTTGAATGATGTGTGGGTTTCCTCAACCACCGTTCCAAAGATGATTTCAGATCTTCTGAAAGAAcgtaaaataatttctttctacAGTTGCATGACTCAGATCTTTTTTATCCACATTATGGGAGCAGGGGAGATGGTGCTGCTCATAGCCATGGCAATTGACAGGTACACAGCCATCTGTAAGCCTCTGCGCTACTTGAGCATCATGAGCCCTAAAATATGCATTTCATTTGTAATTGCTGCCTGGGTCACTGGTGTGGTCCATGCTCTGGTCCAGTTCTCTTTTGTTATAAACCTGCCTTTTTGTGGTCCTAACAAAGTAGACAGCTTTTACTGTGACTTCCCTCGAATCATACAACTTGCATGTACTGATGGAGACAAGTTTGAGTTTGTTGTTGCTGCCAACAGTGGCTTCATGAGCATGGGaaccttcttcctgcttctcctctcctaTATGTTCATTTTGATCACCGTCTGGAAAAGGTCCTCAGGGGACTTGTCCAAGGCATTGGGCACTCTGTCAGCACACATCACCGTGGTTGTTCTTTTTTTCACTCCATGCATGTTTCTCTATGTGTGGCCTTTCCCCACATCAGCAGTTGACAAATACCTGTTTATTGCTGACTTTGCTATCACACCTGCTCTGAATCCTGTCATCTATACACTTAGGAACAAAGATATAAGAGTATCAATCCAAAGATTATACAAAAAGTTTGGTTATGACAGTTTTTGCTGAATAAATCTGGTGTGGGAGCTCTAAAAGCATATGGACAACTGTATAATGTCAGGTTTCACTAAGGCACATAATTTTGTAACCAGTACATGTCCTCTACCTCACAACACACATCCATTCCCACAGACCATTAGTGCCTTGCtcctttttctttgagaaattagAATACTTCGGTATTCTAAAAATGCAGTATGGATAATTAAATGTGTGTTTTGGGTATTTTAAACAACTAATAGTGATCAAAAATGAACACCACATTTGTTTgtccaaataaatgaataatcacAATGAGTGGTTCTGTATATATGACGAGTGCGTCAGCAATTTAGATTGTGTTGTTTCAAAAGGTACACAGAGTTTACATTTCAAAGTGAATAATTTATTCTTAAGTAGATTCAGATTCATCAGTGGGAAAGTGCCACATTAGTAGCTTCTACTGGCTCTGCtctaaaggaaaatatatacatgcatacatatatacacatacatacacatatatatatatatatgtatattacaatTTAGAATTATTTCAATTGTAAGATAAAGACTATTAGTCATAAAGCAAAtaataaccagcctatagtccacggCCCCTTAGAAGctaggaaacaaggagaaccctaagaaacaCATACATGAATCTCCCTGGGGAGGGGAATTCAaccagatctcctgagaaaactgggagtgtttgtggggaaagggagggcaggagggaaggggagagaaagggattGAAGAAGAGAGtatgggggaatgggatggtttagatgggggaaggaagagaaatagtgagagcaaggaaagggatatctTGACAGAGGGctccattatggggctagcaagaaaccaggcagtaggagaaattctcaggaattcacAAAAATGATATTCCACTAGGACCCAAAGCAATGGTGcagagggtgactgaactggtTTCCCCTGTAACCAGAACCTTTCTCCAagagctgatggaagcagatgctgaCATCCACAGCTAAATACTGGACCAAATTTCTGAAAAACCTTCCAtgagagggaggagcaaaggggtcatgaccataATGGGATACCCACAGAACCACCTGACCTGATAGTGAGAGCTCATTGCCTCTGGACTAGAAACAGAGAAacttgcataggaccaaattaggtcCACTAAATGTGGTGACAGTTGTCTGTGAGGCCTCTGGTAGTCGGACTAGGATTTCTCCTTAGGGTTTGAACTGGCATTTTGAAATGCATTatctctggagggataccttgctcaggctaCATATAGTGGGAGGAGAGCCTTGATtatgcctcaaagtgatgtgtcagacttggTTGACTCCACTTgtgaagccttaccctctctgagtagTAAATAGGAAGCTGGAGTCctgggaaggtggggggagcagatggaggggagggagtgggaactgggataggtatgtaaaatgagaaaagatttttttttaatttttttttattgataaaaggaggataaagaaaagaaaaaaaaacaaatttccacctcctcccaccagcctcccatttccctccccctcctcccacacttctccccctcctcccactcttctccccctcctcccacccctctccccttccccccactcctctccccctccctttccagaccaaagagctgtcagggttccctgccctgtggtaagtcctaggtcctcccccctccatccatatctaggaaggtgaacatccagaaaagatttttttgtattaatttacattttattgtttttattgagcagtATGTTTTTTTCCTgtcccccctttctccctttctcccctctcccatgactcccatgttcccagtttactAAGAAGATCTATTCTTTTTCACCCTCCTATATTGatcatatatgtctctctctttttttaaaaaaaattttttttattgataaaaggaggataaagaaaagaaaaaaaacaaatttccacctcctcccaccagcctcccatttccctccccctcctcccactcttctccccctcctcccacccctctccccttccccccactcctctccccctcccttttcagtccaaagagctgtcaggcttccctgccctgtggtacgtcctaggtcctcccccctccatccatatctaggaaggtgaacatccagactggctaggctcccaccaagccagcacattgcataggatcaaaaccgcgtgccattgtccttggcgtctcatcagccctcattgttcgccatgttccgagagtccagttttatcccatgctttttctggtaacagtccagctggccttggtgagctcctagtagatcatctccactgtctcagtggatgggtgcactcctcgtggtcccgacatctttgctcatgttctcactccttctgctcctcattgggaccttgggagctcagtccagtgctccagtgtgggtctctgtctctatctccatccatcgccagatgcaagttctaggatgatatgcaatatattcgtcagtattgctctagggtagggtcatttcaggttccctatcctcagcaaaaccagggaactaactggggacctcagcttgggcacctgggagcccctctagggtcaagtctcctgcccaccctaaagtgggtcccttaactaagaattgtggttccgtgctcccctatccaaccttcctttatcccgatcctcctgtttccccaagtccaccctccttcccttctcccttttctctccccatctcccctaaccccaatcccaccccacccccaagatcccacttttccccccggcaattttgtctacttcccttatccaagaggataactatatgtttttccttgggttcaccttcttacttagcttctttagattcgcctattgtagactccgtggaccctatttatggctagaaaccaattatgagtgagtacatcccatgttcgtctttttgggcctgggatacctcactcaggatagtgttttctatttccatccatttgcatgcaaaattcgagaagtcattgttttttaccgcagcgtagtactctagtgtgtatatattccatactttcttcatccattcttccattgaagggcatctaggttgtttccaggttctggctattacaaataatactgctatgaacatagttgaacaaatgcttttgacatgtgatagagcatctcttgggtaaattcccaagagtggtattgctgggtccaggggtaggttgatcccgaatgaaaatagacccatatctatcaccgtgcacaaaactcaagtccaaatggattaaagacctcaatatcagcccgaaaacactgaatctgatagaagagaaagtgggcaataccctacaacagatgggcacaggcgatcgcttcttaggtataaccccagaagcacagacattaagggcaacattgaataaatgggacctactaaaactgagaagcttctgtaaagcaaaggacactgtcactaagacacaaaggcaacctactgaatgggagaagatcttcaccaaccccgcaacaaaggtctgatctccaaaatatatagagaactcaagaaactagactttaaaatgctaattaacccaattaaaaaatggggcgcttaactgaacagagaattctcaacagaagaagttcaaatgaccaaaagacacttaaggtcatgctcaacctccttagcgatcagggaaatgcaaatcaaaacaactttgagatatcatcttacacctgtaagattggctaaagtcaaaaacaccaaggatagcctttgctggagaggctgtggaggaaggggtaccctcatccattgctggtgggtatgtctctcttatggtcctctttgttgtctattttctctggagttgtggcctgtaggctagtttttttttttgctttatgtctaaaagctacttatgaataaatttatattatatttttttctgggaggcaaatggatctagaaaataaaaacatactgaATTAGGTAACTCAAACCCAAGAAAAGacttttttaacaaaaataaatttgataatagaaaaagactattttttttattgagaaaaaaatttccgcctcctcccagcctcccccctccccctactcctctcctcctccccccccctccagtaCCCCTGGGAAAAAGACTCTTTAATACCATGGGC
The Microtus pennsylvanicus isolate mMicPen1 chromosome 2, mMicPen1.hap1, whole genome shotgun sequence DNA segment above includes these coding regions:
- the LOC142844297 gene encoding olfactory receptor 4F21-like — encoded protein: MPMDQLNDSIVSEFVLLGLSGSWKTKVFFMLTFSTLYLGIIVGNLFIVILVFADSHLHSPMYFLLANLSLNDVWVSSTTVPKMISDLLKERKIISFYSCMTQIFFIHIMGAGEMVLLIAMAIDRYTAICKPLRYLSIMSPKICISFVIAAWVTGVVHALVQFSFVINLPFCGPNKVDSFYCDFPRIIQLACTDGDKFEFVVAANSGFMSMGTFFLLLLSYMFILITVWKRSSGDLSKALGTLSAHITVVVLFFTPCMFLYVWPFPTSAVDKYLFIADFAITPALNPVIYTLRNKDIRVSIQRLYKKFGYDSFC